A window of Haliscomenobacter hydrossis DSM 1100 contains these coding sequences:
- a CDS encoding transposase encodes MGKIKLLLLGALLCPGSRTVCNILRTLGLEHESSFHKYHRVLSCAKWSALKLSSILLKLLVDAFIPAHEPLVFAIDETIERRWGAKIKKRGIYRDPVRSSKSHFVKCSGLRWMVLALLTPLPWLDRTCWALPVLSALCPSERYYQNRPQVRSAKKLTHWAWQLIQWLHRYALPLKRAVYLVGDGSYATYELLDQGIRQNINLIVRMRLDARLFHFPTPNPPHKRGPKPIIGKRIMDMEQRLNDGRIKWTKVHFSQWYDRTNQTMLITSGKALWYKASSPIVPIQWVLIKDPLNEMEPALLATTDLKLDPVQIINFFVRRWRIEVTFAEVRRHLGVETQRQWSDLAIERSTPLLFSVFPSQPYWRIPFIKAALSNHLPPLGILSISSLFPMSSVL; translated from the coding sequence GTGGGAAAAATAAAATTACTATTGCTAGGAGCCTTGCTATGTCCAGGTAGTCGAACTGTATGCAATATCCTGCGTACACTTGGACTTGAACACGAAAGTAGTTTTCATAAATATCATCGAGTATTGAGTTGTGCCAAATGGTCAGCTTTGAAGTTGTCCAGCATACTCCTAAAATTGCTAGTGGATGCTTTTATCCCTGCACATGAACCGCTAGTTTTTGCTATCGATGAAACAATCGAGCGGCGTTGGGGTGCCAAGATTAAAAAGCGAGGGATTTACCGTGATCCAGTACGATCCTCCAAGAGCCACTTTGTCAAGTGTAGTGGACTGCGTTGGATGGTATTGGCCTTGCTTACTCCTTTACCTTGGCTTGACCGAACTTGTTGGGCATTACCTGTACTGAGCGCTTTATGCCCTTCTGAACGGTATTATCAAAACCGACCACAAGTTCGCTCCGCTAAAAAACTGACACATTGGGCTTGGCAACTCATCCAATGGTTACATCGTTATGCACTTCCTTTGAAACGTGCTGTTTATCTGGTCGGGGATGGCTCGTATGCCACCTACGAACTACTCGATCAAGGTATCCGACAAAACATCAACCTCATCGTGCGCATGCGCCTTGACGCTCGGCTCTTCCATTTTCCTACCCCCAATCCGCCTCACAAAAGAGGCCCCAAACCCATCATTGGCAAGCGAATCATGGATATGGAACAACGACTCAACGACGGGCGCATCAAGTGGACTAAAGTTCATTTTAGTCAATGGTATGATCGAACTAACCAAACCATGCTCATTACCTCCGGTAAAGCGCTCTGGTATAAGGCTTCTTCGCCCATTGTTCCCATTCAATGGGTACTCATCAAAGACCCTTTGAATGAAATGGAGCCCGCGCTGCTCGCTACTACTGATCTCAAACTCGATCCGGTGCAAATCATCAACTTCTTTGTTCGCCGTTGGCGCATTGAAGTTACTTTTGCTGAAGTGCGCAGACATCTGGGGGTCGAAACCCAACGACAATGGTCTGACTTGGCGATTGAACGTTCAACTCCTCTGCTCTTTTCCGTTTTTCCATCACAACCTTATTGGCGCATTCCCTTCATCAAAGCAGCCCTATCAAACCATTTACCACCGCTTGGTATCCTAAGCATATCGTCTCTTTTTCCGATGTCCTCCGTGCTGTAA
- a CDS encoding Rne/Rng family ribonuclease, whose protein sequence is MEKDLIVNSTPTEVEIALLEDGKLVELHYQKTNNNFTVGDIFLGKVRRLMPGLNAAFVDIGHKKDAFLHYTDLGPKLRSLLKFTQQVSSGQSNTFSLDNFAIEPEINKNGKIDQVLNKRHNVLVQVLKEPISTKGPRLSCEITIPGRYLVLTPFTDVVAVSKKIANNEERKRLKVLIESIKPKNFGVIVRTAAEGKKVADLHEELSYMLEKWEEMYKSMYKTEGPAKLLSELDKTSSILRDLLSDSFTRIVVNDKELYLNIKSYLGSIAPDQVNIVSHYKGTKSIFETHGVTRQIQASFGKTATMSSGAYLVIESTEAMHVIDVNSGHKMSSTNAEEAVMKVNMEAVEEIARQLRLRDIGGIIIIDFIDMRNLEFRKDLVKEMKQAMKKDRAQHTILPLSKFGLMQITRQRVRPEVKIDTTEVCPTCEGTGKTNASILMVTDIERDLAYIQSTHPKSRIKLVVHPYLQAYLTKGWFSSIQWKWFKQYFRRVDIKADGTYHLGKYRFFDDNDDEIRLNAM, encoded by the coding sequence GTGGAAAAAGATCTTATTGTTAATTCTACACCCACAGAAGTCGAAATTGCCCTTTTGGAAGATGGCAAACTTGTGGAGTTGCACTATCAAAAGACCAACAACAATTTCACTGTTGGCGACATCTTTCTGGGCAAAGTCCGCCGGCTGATGCCGGGACTTAACGCGGCTTTTGTAGACATTGGGCATAAAAAAGATGCCTTCTTACATTACACCGATCTGGGGCCAAAGCTCCGCTCTTTGTTGAAGTTCACACAGCAAGTGTCGTCTGGGCAATCCAATACCTTTAGCCTGGACAACTTTGCTATTGAGCCGGAAATCAACAAAAATGGCAAGATCGATCAGGTGCTCAACAAGCGCCACAACGTTTTGGTGCAGGTGCTCAAAGAGCCTATCTCCACCAAAGGGCCTCGGCTAAGTTGTGAAATTACCATCCCTGGTCGTTACCTCGTGCTCACTCCTTTTACAGATGTAGTGGCCGTATCCAAAAAAATTGCCAATAATGAGGAACGCAAACGTTTGAAAGTCCTCATTGAAAGCATCAAACCCAAAAACTTTGGGGTGATTGTGCGTACTGCTGCCGAAGGCAAAAAAGTGGCCGATTTGCACGAAGAGCTCTCCTACATGTTGGAAAAATGGGAGGAGATGTACAAATCGATGTACAAAACCGAAGGGCCCGCCAAATTGTTGAGTGAGTTGGACAAAACCTCCAGCATCCTCCGCGATTTATTGAGCGATTCCTTTACCCGCATTGTCGTCAACGACAAAGAACTTTACCTCAACATCAAAAGCTATCTGGGTTCTATTGCCCCGGATCAAGTCAACATTGTCAGCCACTATAAAGGCACCAAGTCAATTTTTGAAACCCACGGAGTTACCCGCCAAATTCAGGCTTCATTTGGAAAAACAGCCACCATGTCTAGCGGAGCTTACCTGGTAATTGAATCCACCGAGGCCATGCACGTCATCGACGTCAACAGTGGTCACAAAATGTCGAGCACCAACGCCGAAGAGGCAGTGATGAAGGTCAACATGGAAGCGGTAGAGGAAATTGCCCGTCAGTTGCGTCTGCGCGACATCGGGGGCATCATCATCATCGACTTCATCGACATGAGAAATCTGGAATTCAGGAAGGATTTGGTCAAGGAGATGAAGCAGGCCATGAAAAAAGACCGGGCCCAGCACACCATTTTGCCCCTCAGCAAATTTGGCCTGATGCAGATCACCCGGCAACGGGTGCGGCCGGAAGTAAAAATTGACACTACGGAAGTATGTCCTACTTGCGAGGGTACGGGCAAAACCAACGCTTCGATTTTGATGGTGACCGACATTGAGCGCGACTTGGCGTACATCCAGTCTACGCATCCCAAATCACGCATCAAGCTGGTGGTACACCCCTATTTGCAGGCTTACCTGACCAAAGGCTGGTTCAGTAGCATTCAATGGAAATGGTTCAAGCAGTATTTCCGCAGAGTAGACATCAAAGCGGATGGTACTTATCACCTGGGCAAATACCGTTTCTTCGACGACAACGACGATGAGATTCGGCTGAATGCCATGTAG
- a CDS encoding tetratricopeptide repeat protein, giving the protein MTKLQYAVITVAVLLLLVLRFGCETKAPKMKGLEKSRSLLAQNTDINVLLPAAKDSLAANDLALVEALEEEFARQTTDTAKVTVLKRLAGEWYSLNNAVISGHYAQQIAELLNTEESWSIAGTTFALALQRLSDPVVREFAASRATKAFENAISINPDELAHKINLALVYTDNPPQDNPMKGILMLRELNDSNPDNPAILLQLGRLAMRTNQLERAVERLERAFQLDPSLIEAACMLAEAYAGLGNKEKSDSFAQKCEQ; this is encoded by the coding sequence ATGACAAAGTTGCAATATGCTGTAATTACAGTCGCGGTATTGCTGTTGCTGGTTCTCCGCTTTGGTTGTGAAACCAAAGCGCCCAAAATGAAGGGCCTGGAAAAGTCCAGGTCATTGCTTGCTCAAAATACCGACATCAATGTACTTTTGCCTGCGGCAAAAGACAGCCTTGCCGCCAATGATCTGGCGCTGGTTGAAGCATTGGAAGAAGAATTTGCCCGCCAAACCACGGATACTGCCAAAGTAACCGTACTCAAACGTTTGGCTGGCGAATGGTACAGTTTGAACAATGCAGTCATTTCAGGGCATTATGCCCAGCAAATTGCTGAATTGCTCAATACAGAGGAAAGCTGGTCCATCGCAGGTACCACTTTTGCTTTGGCATTGCAAAGATTAAGCGATCCGGTTGTAAGGGAATTTGCGGCCTCGCGTGCCACCAAAGCATTTGAAAATGCCATCTCGATCAATCCTGACGAGTTAGCGCATAAAATCAATCTGGCTTTGGTGTATACGGACAATCCACCGCAAGACAATCCCATGAAGGGAATCCTGATGCTTCGTGAATTGAACGACAGCAATCCGGACAATCCGGCAATTTTGTTGCAATTGGGTCGTTTGGCCATGCGTACCAACCAGTTGGAGCGAGCAGTAGAGCGTTTGGAAAGGGCCTTTCAGCTCGATCCCAGTTTAATCGAAGCCGCTTGTATGTTGGCTGAGGCTTACGCTGGATTGGGGAACAAGGAGAAATCAGACTCGTTTGCTCAAAAATGTGAGCAGTAG
- a CDS encoding HU family DNA-binding protein, with product MRKADLVAAISEKTGVPKVDVLVTLETFFKEVKGSLADGENVYIRGFGSFVIKRRAKKIGRHIKKNVAIEIPEHFIPSFKPAKIFVEQVKANVDSLPKDNYDEDDDED from the coding sequence ATGAGAAAAGCTGATTTAGTTGCAGCAATATCTGAGAAGACTGGTGTGCCAAAAGTTGATGTACTGGTAACATTGGAGACTTTCTTCAAAGAAGTAAAGGGCTCTTTAGCCGATGGGGAGAACGTATACATTCGCGGTTTCGGTAGTTTTGTGATCAAAAGACGAGCCAAAAAGATCGGTCGCCACATCAAAAAGAATGTAGCCATTGAGATCCCAGAACACTTTATTCCGTCTTTCAAACCTGCAAAGATCTTCGTTGAGCAAGTAAAAGCCAATGTAGACTCTCTGCCGAAAGACAACTACGACGAAGACGACGACGAGGACTAG